A portion of the Candidatus Nanopelagicales bacterium genome contains these proteins:
- the rplU gene encoding 50S ribosomal protein L21, giving the protein MYAIVRAGGHQERVAVGDVIDINRSDDTPGAVVDLAALLIVDGSTVTSDADALAKATVKAEVVEHFRGPKIKIVRFKNKIGYRRRQGHRQDQTRLRVTRIESGI; this is encoded by the coding sequence ATGTATGCCATCGTGCGTGCCGGAGGGCACCAGGAGAGAGTGGCAGTCGGAGATGTCATCGACATCAATAGGTCGGATGACACTCCCGGCGCCGTAGTGGACTTGGCTGCCCTACTGATCGTCGACGGCTCCACCGTCACCAGCGACGCGGATGCTTTGGCGAAGGCAACCGTGAAGGCTGAGGTTGTCGAGCACTTCCGTGGGCCGAAGATCAAGATCGTTCGCTTCAAGAACAAGATCGGGTATCGCCGTCGGCAGGGCCACCGCCAGGACCAAACCAGGCTTCGCGTGACCCGCATCGAAAGTGGGATCTGA
- the rpmA gene encoding 50S ribosomal protein L27, whose product MAHKKGAASSRNGRDSNAQRLGVKRFGGQAVSAGEIIVRQRGTHFHPGTNVGRGGDDTLFALVGGTVDFGTARGRRVVNIIAS is encoded by the coding sequence ATGGCACACAAGAAGGGCGCGGCTTCCTCCAGGAACGGACGTGACAGCAACGCGCAGCGGCTCGGGGTGAAGCGCTTCGGCGGGCAGGCTGTGTCCGCTGGCGAGATCATCGTGCGCCAGCGCGGAACGCACTTCCATCCGGGTACCAACGTGGGCCGGGGAGGCGACGACACACTGTTCGCTCTGGTCGGCGGCACGGTTGACTTCGGAACTGCCCGTGGCCGCCGTGTCGTGAACATCATCGCTTCCTAG